In Salinirussus salinus, the following proteins share a genomic window:
- a CDS encoding alginate lyase family protein has protein sequence MSEPNESSNTRRSRRALLKSAGVAAVLLAGCGERSPPDPEQPTPQPTTDPADRPTGSPDDGTRTTTEPGTERTTDDDGAGAMGAEYVYAGSDQLESVSRRVRDGEDPWDSAYSRLMTDAERALNMAPRSVVDDGAPGWENPNRFGADEDRHDFQVAMDMTTVVRDAALAYRFTGEDRYAEAAIDHLDHWCLDPETRMVPNANIADNGTSIELLVTVPKLWYGASLVGGHPYWTDGGDRDREAAFREWVRTFVASLPDPGYYQSNNQWAWRIATIASAGSYLGDGAMLDRAFCMWRGECETAAHGKDKPRPWVQYRKRGEGRGCLKQELKREDGLSYHTYGVKALTMTAEIARHHGVDLYGYNAPTDPGDGSTLKKLFDFMAPYLQSPSEWEWGTGSNGIDSTQKENYASLFELAYSRWEEEAYREVVGTVGRPAYDLWILGWTTLTHGNLFEL, from the coding sequence GTGTCAGAGCCCAACGAGTCCTCCAACACCCGGCGGAGCCGCCGGGCTCTGCTGAAATCCGCCGGAGTCGCGGCGGTCCTCCTCGCGGGATGTGGTGAGCGTTCTCCTCCGGACCCTGAACAGCCGACACCACAGCCCACGACGGACCCCGCCGACCGGCCCACCGGGAGCCCGGACGACGGCACTCGGACCACCACGGAGCCGGGGACGGAGCGGACGACGGACGACGACGGGGCGGGAGCGATGGGTGCCGAGTACGTCTACGCCGGGTCCGACCAGCTCGAGTCGGTCTCCCGGAGGGTCAGGGACGGGGAAGACCCGTGGGATTCGGCGTACTCCCGGCTGATGACGGACGCGGAACGGGCGCTGAACATGGCGCCGCGGAGCGTGGTCGACGACGGCGCCCCGGGGTGGGAGAACCCCAACCGGTTCGGGGCCGACGAGGACAGACACGACTTCCAGGTCGCCATGGACATGACGACCGTCGTCAGGGACGCGGCACTCGCCTACCGGTTCACGGGCGAGGACAGGTACGCGGAGGCGGCCATCGACCACCTCGACCACTGGTGTCTCGACCCGGAGACGCGGATGGTCCCGAACGCGAACATCGCAGACAACGGCACGTCCATCGAGCTGCTGGTCACGGTCCCGAAGCTGTGGTACGGGGCGTCACTCGTGGGGGGACACCCCTACTGGACCGATGGGGGCGACCGGGACCGCGAAGCGGCCTTCCGCGAGTGGGTCCGGACGTTCGTCGCTTCGCTGCCCGACCCGGGGTACTACCAGTCGAACAACCAGTGGGCGTGGCGGATCGCGACCATCGCCAGCGCCGGGAGCTACCTCGGGGACGGAGCGATGCTCGACCGCGCGTTCTGTATGTGGCGCGGGGAGTGTGAAACGGCGGCACACGGGAAGGACAAGCCGCGCCCGTGGGTCCAGTACCGCAAGCGTGGGGAGGGACGTGGCTGTCTGAAGCAGGAGCTGAAACGCGAGGACGGCCTCTCCTATCACACGTACGGCGTCAAAGCGCTGACGATGACAGCAGAGATCGCCCGCCATCACGGTGTCGACCTCTACGGGTACAACGCCCCGACAGACCCGGGAGACGGGTCGACCCTCAAGAAGCTGTTCGACTTCATGGCCCCGTACCTGCAGTCGCCGTCGGAGTGGGAGTGGGGAACCGGCTCGAACGGGATAGACAGCACCCAGAAGGAGAACTACGCCTCCCTCTTCGAGCTGGCCTACTCCCGCTGGGAGGAAGAGGCCTACCGGGAGGTGGTCGGGACGGTCGGCCGCCCCGCCTACGACCTCTGGATTCTGGGGTGGACGACACTCACGCACGGCAACCTCTTCGAGCTGTGA